CGAACATCGCATGCCCGGTCCTGATGCAGATCATGTCCGAGGACGCCGTCACTCCGGCGGCGGTGGCAGAGAAAGTCGCGCGCACGATCTCCGACGTGACCGTGCACATCCACGAGGGTGGTCACTTCGACCCGTACGTGCAGCCGTTGTTCCCGATCATCGTCGAGGAGCAGCTCGAGTTCCTGAAAAAGACTGTGCCGGTGGGCTGAGTCTGTCGATACTAGGACTCAGTGTCAGTCAGCGGCGCAACGATATTGGCGAGCATGGTGGCGATGGTGGCGACGACCACGCGGCGCTCGGCCGCATAGCCGCTCTGGTACCACGTCATTGCGGTGTGGCTGATGCCGCCGATGGCGGCGGTCGCGAGCAGGTCGACATCCATATCGGGGCCCGACGGTACATCGCCCGCGAACGTGCGGAGGTAACCGAGCAGCAGCGTCCCGAATTGCTGCATCACCGTCAGGTAGGTCTGCTCCACGCGAGGGCTGACCCCGAGCACCTCCATCCACACCACCCGGGCGAGGTGCGGGTCCTCGACCACCCGAAAGAACGGTTCGAGCAGCTGCTCGGCAACGGCCCTGATCTCGCTGCCCGAATCCACCTCCGTGATGGTCTCGGACACCGAGTCGGTCAGCTGTGCAATACATTCCGCGTACACCGCGAGCAGTAGATCCTCGGTCTTGTCGAAGTACTGGTAGAAGTGCCGATCGGCGATCTTGGCCTCGCGGCACAATCCGCGCACGGTCGCGGCTCGATACCCGATACTGCCGAACACCCGCAGTCCCGCATCCAGCAGCTGCCTCCGCCTGCGGTCGTCGCGGTCGGCCGCGCTCTCACCGCCGTAGGCGCGGCCGGCTGCTTCGGACACTGTGCTCATGACCGTCGGGCATCCAGTTCGGCAGTGAGCCGGATCAATTCGGCGTCCCGCTCCATCGTGGCATCCATGATCGGGTTGACGATGCCGCGCAGTATCGAGATCGGAATCCAGCGACCGGGCACGGCGATTCGCGGAGCTCGCCGTCCGATACCTCGAACAGCCACGCGGGCGAGCTTGTCGGGGGTGATCGGGCGGAGCAGCGGCGTGGGGAAGGCGCGGGCGGTCATGGCTGTCGCGACGTCGTCGCCGCCGAACGCGACTTCGGCGATCGGCGTCGCGACCCATCCCGGATACAGCACTCCCGCCGTCGCTTTCGTGCCGGCCAGCTCCGTACGCAGAGCACGGCCGAGCTGTTCGACCGCCGC
The nucleotide sequence above comes from Rhodococcoides fascians A25f. Encoded proteins:
- a CDS encoding TetR/AcrR family transcriptional regulator, with protein sequence MSTVSEAAGRAYGGESAADRDDRRRRQLLDAGLRVFGSIGYRAATVRGLCREAKIADRHFYQYFDKTEDLLLAVYAECIAQLTDSVSETITEVDSGSEIRAVAEQLLEPFFRVVEDPHLARVVWMEVLGVSPRVEQTYLTVMQQFGTLLLGYLRTFAGDVPSGPDMDVDLLATAAIGGISHTAMTWYQSGYAAERRVVVATIATMLANIVAPLTDTES